A window of the Gloeocapsa sp. DLM2.Bin57 genome harbors these coding sequences:
- the larC gene encoding nickel pincer cofactor biosynthesis protein LarC, whose product MMKIAYLQCPTGIAGDMCLGALVDLGVPLEYLTIQLKELLNTDEYRLSVEKITHQGQSATKVNVELRQEKSTPARHLDTITRLIQEGNLSPRVREWSLAVFEKLAIAEGLVHGVPPEKVHFHEVGAIDAIVDIVGTCLGLDWLGIEKLYCSPLPVGGGNVKAAHGILPIPAPAVLKLWESRQVPVYSNGIQQELVTPTGAAIVVTLAEAFGEIPSMNVIQVGLGAGTKQLPLPNILRLWLGIQTSASYPQESIAVLETQLDDCNPQSIGYLFERLFAVGALDVFTQGIGMKKSRPGVLLTVICPPPLITTCEEIIYQETTTLGIRHQIQPRSLLRRDWVSLDTELGKIRVKIARHEQQIINVQPEYEDCAAIARQHNLPWLEVYQIALNTWRDHAKT is encoded by the coding sequence ATGATGAAAATTGCTTATTTACAATGTCCTACGGGAATAGCTGGAGATATGTGTCTAGGAGCATTAGTAGATTTAGGTGTACCCCTAGAATACTTAACAATACAGCTAAAAGAGTTACTCAATACAGATGAATATCGTTTAAGTGTAGAAAAAATTACTCATCAAGGTCAATCAGCTACCAAAGTAAATGTAGAATTACGGCAAGAAAAGTCCACACCAGCGAGACATCTAGACACAATTACTCGATTGATTCAAGAGGGTAACCTGTCTCCAAGGGTGAGAGAATGGAGTTTAGCGGTATTTGAAAAATTAGCTATAGCCGAAGGTTTAGTACATGGTGTTCCCCCAGAAAAGGTACACTTTCACGAAGTAGGGGCTATAGACGCGATTGTTGATATTGTGGGTACTTGTTTAGGCTTAGATTGGTTAGGGATAGAAAAATTATACTGTTCTCCTCTACCTGTAGGGGGTGGAAATGTGAAAGCAGCTCATGGTATTTTACCTATTCCTGCACCCGCGGTGCTAAAATTATGGGAATCCCGTCAAGTACCAGTTTATAGTAATGGTATCCAACAGGAGTTAGTTACTCCTACAGGTGCAGCAATTGTGGTGACTCTAGCTGAAGCTTTTGGGGAAATACCCTCTATGAATGTTATTCAAGTGGGTTTAGGTGCGGGAACAAAACAACTACCTCTACCTAATATTTTACGTCTGTGGCTAGGGATACAAACTTCTGCTAGTTATCCTCAAGAATCTATTGCTGTGTTAGAAACTCAATTAGATGACTGTAACCCTCAAAGCATTGGTTATCTGTTTGAACGTTTGTTCGCTGTTGGTGCATTAGACGTGTTTACTCAGGGGATAGGGATGAAAAAATCACGTCCTGGAGTCTTATTGACGGTTATTTGTCCACCTCCTTTGATTACTACTTGTGAGGAGATTATCTATCAGGAAACCACTACTCTGGGGATTCGTCATCAAATCCAACCGCGCAGTCTTTTGCGTCGTGATTGGGTTTCTCTAGACACAGAATTAGGGAAAATAAGAGTTAAAATAGCCAGACATGAACAACAGATTATTAATGTCCAACCAGAGTATGAAGATTGCGCGGCGATCGCTCGTCAACATAATCTACCCTGGTTAGAAGTGTATCAGATAGCGTTAAATACCTGGCGCGATCATGCAAAAACTTAA